Within Alcaligenes sp. SDU_A2, the genomic segment CTACCTGCGCGCCGCGGTGGCCGATGCCATCAACCGCACGTCGCTGCCCGCGCTGCACCTGACGGAAGTCAACTTCCAGTCGCTGTACGAGCAGCGTCTGGCGCAAGCTTCCGAACAGGCCGACGGCCAGCCCCTGCAGGCCTGATCGTGCCACACGCGCGCACCACCCCTCGCGTCGCTGTTCTGGGCGCGGGCAGCTGGGGAACGGCCCTGGCTGCGCTGGCCTGTGCCCAGGCACCCACCATGGTGTGGGCGCGCAACTCGGCAACGGCGCAGGAAATATCCTCCCTACGCCGCAACGAACACTATCTGCCCGATATCGCCCTGCCCGACGCGTTACAGGCCACGGACGACCTTGCCCAGGCTATGGCCTTCGCCCTGGCGGACGATAGCGCTCCCGCCCTGATCATCCTGGGCGTGCCGGTGCGCGGACTGGCCCAGACTTGTCAAGATCTATCGCGCCACCTGCCGGCCCAACGCCGCCATCCCGTGCTGCTGGTTTGGACCTGCAAAGGCTTTCAGCACGAAACCGGCCTGCTGCCCCATCAGATCGCCAGACAGAACCTGCCCAGCCATGCCTGGCTGGGATGCGCCGTGCTGTCGGGCCCATCCTTCGCCCTGGAAGTGGCCAAAGGCCTGCCGGTGGCGCTGACATTGGCCTGCGAGCCGCCCGGCATGGCTCATGTGGCCCTGGACGTACTGCACGGCACCCAAGCCAGACTCTACACCAGCGGCGACACCATAGGCGTAGAAGTCGGCGGTGCCTTGAAGAACATCATGGCCATTGCCTGTGGCATCGCCGATGCGCTGGGCCTGGGTCATAATGCCCGCGCGGCACTGATTACGCGCGGTCTGGCAGAAATGCAGCGACTGGGCGTGGCCCTGGGCGG encodes:
- a CDS encoding NAD(P)H-dependent glycerol-3-phosphate dehydrogenase; translation: MPHARTTPRVAVLGAGSWGTALAALACAQAPTMVWARNSATAQEISSLRRNEHYLPDIALPDALQATDDLAQAMAFALADDSAPALIILGVPVRGLAQTCQDLSRHLPAQRRHPVLLVWTCKGFQHETGLLPHQIARQNLPSHAWLGCAVLSGPSFALEVAKGLPVALTLACEPPGMAHVALDVLHGTQARLYTSGDTIGVEVGGALKNIMAIACGIADALGLGHNARAALITRGLAEMQRLGVALGGQADTFAGLAGLGDLVLTATGELSRNRQVGLAVGAGQSLDSILATGITAEGVRCASAALAMGQAHHVDLPITEAVCQILFHHLPPRQAVHALLTREAKQEGR